In Spinacia oleracea cultivar Varoflay chromosome 5, BTI_SOV_V1, whole genome shotgun sequence, a single window of DNA contains:
- the LOC110792651 gene encoding uncharacterized protein isoform X2 — MASLKLFTSLALIGAAILSLFPPTTAAIAAEFKDSGKFEWQILSSQNFSSQIRLHPQILLFITVPWCGESRSLMNEISWKLAKEQEKYNSLKLMFVNRNLDKTLADSLGGAEGITVLCYHHAMSYKYQGILREQDILSSVNYLMSLAAEDLPLKILRDSRDLEMFLASTDKAVLLLESCGWTLKLLEEQTSNGTVQGTLFPGDLKRETNQTLAPGRQKFLKDGGKDMNCDVQHGCGESSWVGEFSAKNGTASPTNEDMQPTAGTSCSFKEYIKFKSFFSKFMALARDIYLPPQSQRYGFVSDRSLLSSLGIEDSDQWSLIISYAGCPGCLRKFKDEIHLQKALEMHDLPVMEVPDEDGKGPALPVDKPSVVLFVDRTSDSVETRKRSQKALHIFKELALQYWKSYPMDWQSSDLPKRSLHTYQGSASMFKNNRLLLSPSSQIPLKDKMSIMIINEGQQVKFGSEALNLQSGSLHEILTYLAGQKKESKLSSLAKEAGFQLLSDEIDVKVANVLSSLEEIQNQDLFIKSDVVSGESIHDKNKDLTDQVAPLVDQKQQFLPTDVEIPSDYSNLKVSINLASRKSEIMDPHQSLKDREIGSAPDVDSKMQTEAEKTENSEGFNHDFIAFTGSFFFCDGNFKFLRSLTNDSQAPRIVIIDPLSQQHYVLSEEVEYSVISVSTFINGFLNGSLTPYQRSGSLRKSIEMPQPPFVNLDFHEKDSIPIITTATFSELVLGSGESEAQDATNAWHKDVVVLFSSSWCGLCQRMELIVREVYRSLKGYRNMVESESNSKELFFQDNLKDIVSNMPAFYLIDCTLNECSWFLKSMGQKEVYPSLLLFPAERKTAIVYDGNMMVKDILNFIANRGSSSNHIARQKGNLWTNWKDTQKHDDKVRGVFTSGDAKKSSDVMSNYFGTILQNAEIQNPMIFKPDEEKHTPNPTVGSFLVATELLHESNPFNKAKILIVDADHGVGFQGLIVNKPLSWDSLPQFQDVKLLEGVPVSFGGPVMQQEMPLVSLARISFNHQYPQVLPGVYLLNQLETLGKVKEVKAGNQSATDLWFFWGYSGWSWEQLLSEIAEGVWTLHEGNNEDLQWPK, encoded by the exons ATGGCATCACTAAAACTGTTCACTTCGCTGGCGTTGATCGGGGCGGcgattctttctctctttcctCCTACAACCGCCGCCATTGCTGCCGAATTCAAGGACAGTGGTAAATTCGAATGGCAGATACTTTCTTCCCAGAATTTCTCCTCTCAAATTCGTCTCCACCCTCAAATCCTCCTTTTCATCACTGTCCCCT GGTGCGGGGAGTCTCGCTCTCTGATGAATGAAATATCTTGGAAATTGGCTAAAGAGCAGGAGAAGTACAACTCCTTGAAGCTGATGTTCGTAAATCGTAATCTTGATAAGACTCTGGCTGATTCTCTTGGTGGTGCAGAGGGAATTACAGTTCTCTGTTACCATCATGCCATGTCTTACAAGTATCAGGGAATTCTTAGAGAACAAGATATATTATCCTCTGTCAACTATTTAATGTCTCTTGCGGCTGAAGACCTTCCTCTTAAGATACTCCGAGATTCCAGGGACTTGGAAATGTTTCTTGCATCAACTGATAAGGCTGTACTCCTTCTAGAATCTTGTGGATGGACCTTAAAATTGCTTGAAGAGCAGACTAGCAATGGAACTGTGCAAG GTACTCTATTTCCAGGAGATTTAAAAAGAGAAACTAATCAAACTCTGGCACCCGGAAGGCAGAAATTCCTGAAG GATGGTGGAAAAGACATGAACTGTGATGTTCAACATGGGTGTGGTGAAAGTTCCTGGGTTGGAGAATTCAGTGCCAAAAATGGGACCGCTTCTCCAACAAATGAAGATATGCAGCCAACCGCTGGAACATCCTGCAGCTTCAAAGAGTACATTAAATTCAAGTCTTTCTTCTCAAAGTTCATGGCACTGGCTAGAGATATCTATCTTCCACCTCAAAGCCAAAGATATGGCTTTGTATCAGATAGGTCATTGCTTTCTTCTCTTGGTATTGAAGATTCTGATCAATGGTCGTTGATCATATCCTATGCTGGATGTCCTGGTTGCTTAAGGAAATTTAAAGATGAAATACATCTCCAAAAGGCTCTTGAGATGCATGATTTACCGGTGATGGAG GTGCCAGATGAAGATGGGAAGGGACCTGCCCTTCCTGTTGATAAACCATCTGTTGTACTTTTTGTAGACAGAACATCTGACTCGGTAGAAACTAGAAAAAGAAGTCAGAAAGCTCTTCATATTTTCAAAGAACTAGCGCTACAGTATTGGAAGTCATATCCGATGGATTGGCAAAGTAGTGATCTGCCAAAAAGATCACTTCACACTTATCAAGGGTCAGCCAGCATGTTTAAGAACAATAGGTTGTTGCTATCACCTTCATCTCAGATACCACTGAAAGATAAAATGTCTATAATGATAATAAATGAAGGACAACAGGTTAAGTTTGGTAGTGAGGCCTTAAATTTGCAAAGTGGCTCTTTACATGAGATCTTGACATATTTGGCTGGACAgaagaaagaatcaaaattaAGCTCTCTTGCAAAGGAAGCAGGTTTCCAACTCCTTTCTGATGAAATAGACGTAAAGGTAGCAAATGTGTTATCTTCTCTGGAAGAGATTCAGAATCAGGATTTATTCATCAAGTCAGATGTCGTCTCTGGGGAAAGTATCCATGACAAGAATAAGGATTTAACAGATCAAGTTGCACCCCTGGTAGATCAGAAGCAACAGTTTCTTCCCACTGATGTTGAGATTCCATCTGACTACAGTAACCTGAAAGTATCCATCAATCTTGCTAGTAGAAAGTCTGAGATCATGGATCCTCATCAGTCTCTTAAAGATCGTGAAATTGGATCTGCCCCAGATGTAGATTCAAAAATGCAAACTGAAGCGGAAAAAACAGAAAATTCAGAAGGTTTTAACCATGATTTCATTGCCTTTACtggttcatttttcttttgcgATGGTAACTTCAAATTTCTTAGATCTCTTACAAATGACTCACAAGCTCCAAGAATAGTGATCATTGATCCGTTGTCCCAGCAGCATTATGTCTTATCTGAAGAAGTAGAGTATAGTGTCATATCTGTATCAACATTTATTAATGGATTTCTGAATGGAAGTCTTACTCCATATCAACGCAGCGGATCTTTGCGAAAGTCTATTGAAATGCCACAGCCTCCATTTGTCAATCTTGATTTTCATGAAAAAGATTCTATCCCTATTATTACGACTGCTACTTTTTCTGAGTTAGTGCTTGGTTCTGGCGAATCCGAGGCTCAAGATGCAACCAATGCATGGCATAAGGATGTGGTAGTGCTTTTCAGCAGCAGCTGGTGTGGATTATGTCAGAGAATGGAATTAATTGTTCGTGAAGTGTACCGGAGCTTGAAAGGCTACAGAAACATGGTTGAGTCGGAGTCAAACAGCAAGGAGCTGTTTTTTCAAG ATAACTTGAAGGATATTGTCTCAAACATGCCAGCATTTTATTTGATTGACTGCACATTGAATGAGTGCAGttggttccttaaatcaatggGTCAA AAGGAAGTTTATCCTAGTTTGCTGCTATTTCCTGCAGAGAGGAAGACTGCTATCGTTTATGATGGGAATATGATGGTTAAAGACATTTTGAACTTTATAGCGAACCGCGGGAGTAGTTCTAACCATATTGCCAGACAGAAAG GAAACCTCTGGACTAATTGGAAAGATACGCAAAAGCATGATGACAAAGTCAGAGGTGTATTCACGAGTGGAGATGCCAAAAAATCTTCAGATGTGATGTCAAATTATTTTGGAACCATTTTGCAAAACGCAGagatacaaaatccaatgataTTCAAGCCGGATGAAGAAAAACATACACCAAATCCCACTGTTGGCTCATTTCTAGTTGCGACTGAACTTCTGCATGAATCAAACCCTTTCAACAAAGCCAAGATTCTCATTGTGGATGCTGATCATGGTGTAGGATTTCAAGGGTTGATAGTTAACAAGCCTTTGAGCTGGGATTCTTTGCCTCAATTTCAAGATGTAAAACTACTTGAAGGGGTTCCTGTTTCTTTTGGGGGGCCAGTCATGCAGCAAGAAATGCCTCTTGTCTCCTTGGCGAGGATTTCTTTCAACCATCAGTATCCTCAAGTTTTACCCGGTGTCTATCTCCTTAATCAATTAGAAACACTGGGCAAAGTCAAGGAAGTTAAAGCAGGAAATCAATCTGCAACTGACTTGTGGTTCTTTTGGGGCTATTCAGGTTGGAGTTGGGAACAACTTTTGAGCGAGATAGCTGAAGGAGTGTGGACGCTTCATGAGGGCAACAATGAAGATCTGCAATGGCCAAAATGA
- the LOC110792651 gene encoding uncharacterized protein isoform X1: MASLKLFTSLALIGAAILSLFPPTTAAIAAEFKDSGKFEWQILSSQNFSSQIRLHPQILLFITVPWCGESRSLMNEISWKLAKEQEKYNSLKLMFVNRNLDKTLADSLGGAEGITVLCYHHAMSYKYQGILREQDILSSVNYLMSLAAEDLPLKILRDSRDLEMFLASTDKAVLLLESCGWTLKLLEEQTSNGTVQASFAGTLFPGDLKRETNQTLAPGRQKFLKDGGKDMNCDVQHGCGESSWVGEFSAKNGTASPTNEDMQPTAGTSCSFKEYIKFKSFFSKFMALARDIYLPPQSQRYGFVSDRSLLSSLGIEDSDQWSLIISYAGCPGCLRKFKDEIHLQKALEMHDLPVMEVPDEDGKGPALPVDKPSVVLFVDRTSDSVETRKRSQKALHIFKELALQYWKSYPMDWQSSDLPKRSLHTYQGSASMFKNNRLLLSPSSQIPLKDKMSIMIINEGQQVKFGSEALNLQSGSLHEILTYLAGQKKESKLSSLAKEAGFQLLSDEIDVKVANVLSSLEEIQNQDLFIKSDVVSGESIHDKNKDLTDQVAPLVDQKQQFLPTDVEIPSDYSNLKVSINLASRKSEIMDPHQSLKDREIGSAPDVDSKMQTEAEKTENSEGFNHDFIAFTGSFFFCDGNFKFLRSLTNDSQAPRIVIIDPLSQQHYVLSEEVEYSVISVSTFINGFLNGSLTPYQRSGSLRKSIEMPQPPFVNLDFHEKDSIPIITTATFSELVLGSGESEAQDATNAWHKDVVVLFSSSWCGLCQRMELIVREVYRSLKGYRNMVESESNSKELFFQDNLKDIVSNMPAFYLIDCTLNECSWFLKSMGQKEVYPSLLLFPAERKTAIVYDGNMMVKDILNFIANRGSSSNHIARQKGNLWTNWKDTQKHDDKVRGVFTSGDAKKSSDVMSNYFGTILQNAEIQNPMIFKPDEEKHTPNPTVGSFLVATELLHESNPFNKAKILIVDADHGVGFQGLIVNKPLSWDSLPQFQDVKLLEGVPVSFGGPVMQQEMPLVSLARISFNHQYPQVLPGVYLLNQLETLGKVKEVKAGNQSATDLWFFWGYSGWSWEQLLSEIAEGVWTLHEGNNEDLQWPK, translated from the exons ATGGCATCACTAAAACTGTTCACTTCGCTGGCGTTGATCGGGGCGGcgattctttctctctttcctCCTACAACCGCCGCCATTGCTGCCGAATTCAAGGACAGTGGTAAATTCGAATGGCAGATACTTTCTTCCCAGAATTTCTCCTCTCAAATTCGTCTCCACCCTCAAATCCTCCTTTTCATCACTGTCCCCT GGTGCGGGGAGTCTCGCTCTCTGATGAATGAAATATCTTGGAAATTGGCTAAAGAGCAGGAGAAGTACAACTCCTTGAAGCTGATGTTCGTAAATCGTAATCTTGATAAGACTCTGGCTGATTCTCTTGGTGGTGCAGAGGGAATTACAGTTCTCTGTTACCATCATGCCATGTCTTACAAGTATCAGGGAATTCTTAGAGAACAAGATATATTATCCTCTGTCAACTATTTAATGTCTCTTGCGGCTGAAGACCTTCCTCTTAAGATACTCCGAGATTCCAGGGACTTGGAAATGTTTCTTGCATCAACTGATAAGGCTGTACTCCTTCTAGAATCTTGTGGATGGACCTTAAAATTGCTTGAAGAGCAGACTAGCAATGGAACTGTGCAAG CTAGTTTTGCAGGTACTCTATTTCCAGGAGATTTAAAAAGAGAAACTAATCAAACTCTGGCACCCGGAAGGCAGAAATTCCTGAAG GATGGTGGAAAAGACATGAACTGTGATGTTCAACATGGGTGTGGTGAAAGTTCCTGGGTTGGAGAATTCAGTGCCAAAAATGGGACCGCTTCTCCAACAAATGAAGATATGCAGCCAACCGCTGGAACATCCTGCAGCTTCAAAGAGTACATTAAATTCAAGTCTTTCTTCTCAAAGTTCATGGCACTGGCTAGAGATATCTATCTTCCACCTCAAAGCCAAAGATATGGCTTTGTATCAGATAGGTCATTGCTTTCTTCTCTTGGTATTGAAGATTCTGATCAATGGTCGTTGATCATATCCTATGCTGGATGTCCTGGTTGCTTAAGGAAATTTAAAGATGAAATACATCTCCAAAAGGCTCTTGAGATGCATGATTTACCGGTGATGGAG GTGCCAGATGAAGATGGGAAGGGACCTGCCCTTCCTGTTGATAAACCATCTGTTGTACTTTTTGTAGACAGAACATCTGACTCGGTAGAAACTAGAAAAAGAAGTCAGAAAGCTCTTCATATTTTCAAAGAACTAGCGCTACAGTATTGGAAGTCATATCCGATGGATTGGCAAAGTAGTGATCTGCCAAAAAGATCACTTCACACTTATCAAGGGTCAGCCAGCATGTTTAAGAACAATAGGTTGTTGCTATCACCTTCATCTCAGATACCACTGAAAGATAAAATGTCTATAATGATAATAAATGAAGGACAACAGGTTAAGTTTGGTAGTGAGGCCTTAAATTTGCAAAGTGGCTCTTTACATGAGATCTTGACATATTTGGCTGGACAgaagaaagaatcaaaattaAGCTCTCTTGCAAAGGAAGCAGGTTTCCAACTCCTTTCTGATGAAATAGACGTAAAGGTAGCAAATGTGTTATCTTCTCTGGAAGAGATTCAGAATCAGGATTTATTCATCAAGTCAGATGTCGTCTCTGGGGAAAGTATCCATGACAAGAATAAGGATTTAACAGATCAAGTTGCACCCCTGGTAGATCAGAAGCAACAGTTTCTTCCCACTGATGTTGAGATTCCATCTGACTACAGTAACCTGAAAGTATCCATCAATCTTGCTAGTAGAAAGTCTGAGATCATGGATCCTCATCAGTCTCTTAAAGATCGTGAAATTGGATCTGCCCCAGATGTAGATTCAAAAATGCAAACTGAAGCGGAAAAAACAGAAAATTCAGAAGGTTTTAACCATGATTTCATTGCCTTTACtggttcatttttcttttgcgATGGTAACTTCAAATTTCTTAGATCTCTTACAAATGACTCACAAGCTCCAAGAATAGTGATCATTGATCCGTTGTCCCAGCAGCATTATGTCTTATCTGAAGAAGTAGAGTATAGTGTCATATCTGTATCAACATTTATTAATGGATTTCTGAATGGAAGTCTTACTCCATATCAACGCAGCGGATCTTTGCGAAAGTCTATTGAAATGCCACAGCCTCCATTTGTCAATCTTGATTTTCATGAAAAAGATTCTATCCCTATTATTACGACTGCTACTTTTTCTGAGTTAGTGCTTGGTTCTGGCGAATCCGAGGCTCAAGATGCAACCAATGCATGGCATAAGGATGTGGTAGTGCTTTTCAGCAGCAGCTGGTGTGGATTATGTCAGAGAATGGAATTAATTGTTCGTGAAGTGTACCGGAGCTTGAAAGGCTACAGAAACATGGTTGAGTCGGAGTCAAACAGCAAGGAGCTGTTTTTTCAAG ATAACTTGAAGGATATTGTCTCAAACATGCCAGCATTTTATTTGATTGACTGCACATTGAATGAGTGCAGttggttccttaaatcaatggGTCAA AAGGAAGTTTATCCTAGTTTGCTGCTATTTCCTGCAGAGAGGAAGACTGCTATCGTTTATGATGGGAATATGATGGTTAAAGACATTTTGAACTTTATAGCGAACCGCGGGAGTAGTTCTAACCATATTGCCAGACAGAAAG GAAACCTCTGGACTAATTGGAAAGATACGCAAAAGCATGATGACAAAGTCAGAGGTGTATTCACGAGTGGAGATGCCAAAAAATCTTCAGATGTGATGTCAAATTATTTTGGAACCATTTTGCAAAACGCAGagatacaaaatccaatgataTTCAAGCCGGATGAAGAAAAACATACACCAAATCCCACTGTTGGCTCATTTCTAGTTGCGACTGAACTTCTGCATGAATCAAACCCTTTCAACAAAGCCAAGATTCTCATTGTGGATGCTGATCATGGTGTAGGATTTCAAGGGTTGATAGTTAACAAGCCTTTGAGCTGGGATTCTTTGCCTCAATTTCAAGATGTAAAACTACTTGAAGGGGTTCCTGTTTCTTTTGGGGGGCCAGTCATGCAGCAAGAAATGCCTCTTGTCTCCTTGGCGAGGATTTCTTTCAACCATCAGTATCCTCAAGTTTTACCCGGTGTCTATCTCCTTAATCAATTAGAAACACTGGGCAAAGTCAAGGAAGTTAAAGCAGGAAATCAATCTGCAACTGACTTGTGGTTCTTTTGGGGCTATTCAGGTTGGAGTTGGGAACAACTTTTGAGCGAGATAGCTGAAGGAGTGTGGACGCTTCATGAGGGCAACAATGAAGATCTGCAATGGCCAAAATGA
- the LOC110792651 gene encoding uncharacterized protein isoform X3, producing MASLKLFTSLALIGAAILSLFPPTTAAIAAEFKDSGKFEWQILSSQNFSSQIRLHPQILLFITVPWCGESRSLMNEISWKLAKEQEKYNSLKLMFVNRNLDKTLADSLGGAEGITVLCYHHAMSYKYQGILREQDILSSVNYLMSLAAEDLPLKILRDSRDLEMFLASTDKAVLLLESCGWTLKLLEEQTSNGTVQASFAGTLFPGDLKRETNQTLAPGRQKFLKDGGKDMNCDVQHGCGESSWVGEFSAKNGTASPTNEDMQPTAGTSCSFKEYIKFKSFFSKFMALARDIYLPPQSQRYGFVSDRSLLSSLGIEDSDQWSLIISYAGCPGCLRKFKDEIHLQKALEMHDLPVMEVPDEDGKGPALPVDKPSVVLFVDRTSDSVETRKRSQKALHIFKELALQYWKSYPMDWQSSDLPKRSLHTYQGSASMFKNNRLLLSPSSQIPLKDKMSIMIINEGQQVKFGSEALNLQSGSLHEILTYLAGQKKESKLSSLAKEAGFQLLSDEIDVKVANVLSSLEEIQNQDLFIKSDVVSGESIHDKNKDLTDQVAPLVDQKQQFLPTDVEIPSDYSNLKVSINLASRKSEIMDPHQSLKDREIGSAPDVDSKMQTEAEKTENSEGFNHDFIAFTGSFFFCDGNFKFLRSLTNDSQAPRIVIIDPLSQQHYVLSEEVEYSVISVSTFINGFLNGSLTPYQRSGSLRKSIEMPQPPFVNLDFHEKDSIPIITTATFSELVLGSGESEAQDATNAWHKDVVVLFSSSWCGLCQRMELIVREVYRSLKGYRNMVESESNSKELFFQDNLKDIVSNMPAFYLIDCTLNECSWFLKSMGQKEVYPSLLLFPAERKTAIVYDGNMMVKDILNFIANRGSSSNHIARQKEMQVSKKILDVYNSCRKPLD from the exons ATGGCATCACTAAAACTGTTCACTTCGCTGGCGTTGATCGGGGCGGcgattctttctctctttcctCCTACAACCGCCGCCATTGCTGCCGAATTCAAGGACAGTGGTAAATTCGAATGGCAGATACTTTCTTCCCAGAATTTCTCCTCTCAAATTCGTCTCCACCCTCAAATCCTCCTTTTCATCACTGTCCCCT GGTGCGGGGAGTCTCGCTCTCTGATGAATGAAATATCTTGGAAATTGGCTAAAGAGCAGGAGAAGTACAACTCCTTGAAGCTGATGTTCGTAAATCGTAATCTTGATAAGACTCTGGCTGATTCTCTTGGTGGTGCAGAGGGAATTACAGTTCTCTGTTACCATCATGCCATGTCTTACAAGTATCAGGGAATTCTTAGAGAACAAGATATATTATCCTCTGTCAACTATTTAATGTCTCTTGCGGCTGAAGACCTTCCTCTTAAGATACTCCGAGATTCCAGGGACTTGGAAATGTTTCTTGCATCAACTGATAAGGCTGTACTCCTTCTAGAATCTTGTGGATGGACCTTAAAATTGCTTGAAGAGCAGACTAGCAATGGAACTGTGCAAG CTAGTTTTGCAGGTACTCTATTTCCAGGAGATTTAAAAAGAGAAACTAATCAAACTCTGGCACCCGGAAGGCAGAAATTCCTGAAG GATGGTGGAAAAGACATGAACTGTGATGTTCAACATGGGTGTGGTGAAAGTTCCTGGGTTGGAGAATTCAGTGCCAAAAATGGGACCGCTTCTCCAACAAATGAAGATATGCAGCCAACCGCTGGAACATCCTGCAGCTTCAAAGAGTACATTAAATTCAAGTCTTTCTTCTCAAAGTTCATGGCACTGGCTAGAGATATCTATCTTCCACCTCAAAGCCAAAGATATGGCTTTGTATCAGATAGGTCATTGCTTTCTTCTCTTGGTATTGAAGATTCTGATCAATGGTCGTTGATCATATCCTATGCTGGATGTCCTGGTTGCTTAAGGAAATTTAAAGATGAAATACATCTCCAAAAGGCTCTTGAGATGCATGATTTACCGGTGATGGAG GTGCCAGATGAAGATGGGAAGGGACCTGCCCTTCCTGTTGATAAACCATCTGTTGTACTTTTTGTAGACAGAACATCTGACTCGGTAGAAACTAGAAAAAGAAGTCAGAAAGCTCTTCATATTTTCAAAGAACTAGCGCTACAGTATTGGAAGTCATATCCGATGGATTGGCAAAGTAGTGATCTGCCAAAAAGATCACTTCACACTTATCAAGGGTCAGCCAGCATGTTTAAGAACAATAGGTTGTTGCTATCACCTTCATCTCAGATACCACTGAAAGATAAAATGTCTATAATGATAATAAATGAAGGACAACAGGTTAAGTTTGGTAGTGAGGCCTTAAATTTGCAAAGTGGCTCTTTACATGAGATCTTGACATATTTGGCTGGACAgaagaaagaatcaaaattaAGCTCTCTTGCAAAGGAAGCAGGTTTCCAACTCCTTTCTGATGAAATAGACGTAAAGGTAGCAAATGTGTTATCTTCTCTGGAAGAGATTCAGAATCAGGATTTATTCATCAAGTCAGATGTCGTCTCTGGGGAAAGTATCCATGACAAGAATAAGGATTTAACAGATCAAGTTGCACCCCTGGTAGATCAGAAGCAACAGTTTCTTCCCACTGATGTTGAGATTCCATCTGACTACAGTAACCTGAAAGTATCCATCAATCTTGCTAGTAGAAAGTCTGAGATCATGGATCCTCATCAGTCTCTTAAAGATCGTGAAATTGGATCTGCCCCAGATGTAGATTCAAAAATGCAAACTGAAGCGGAAAAAACAGAAAATTCAGAAGGTTTTAACCATGATTTCATTGCCTTTACtggttcatttttcttttgcgATGGTAACTTCAAATTTCTTAGATCTCTTACAAATGACTCACAAGCTCCAAGAATAGTGATCATTGATCCGTTGTCCCAGCAGCATTATGTCTTATCTGAAGAAGTAGAGTATAGTGTCATATCTGTATCAACATTTATTAATGGATTTCTGAATGGAAGTCTTACTCCATATCAACGCAGCGGATCTTTGCGAAAGTCTATTGAAATGCCACAGCCTCCATTTGTCAATCTTGATTTTCATGAAAAAGATTCTATCCCTATTATTACGACTGCTACTTTTTCTGAGTTAGTGCTTGGTTCTGGCGAATCCGAGGCTCAAGATGCAACCAATGCATGGCATAAGGATGTGGTAGTGCTTTTCAGCAGCAGCTGGTGTGGATTATGTCAGAGAATGGAATTAATTGTTCGTGAAGTGTACCGGAGCTTGAAAGGCTACAGAAACATGGTTGAGTCGGAGTCAAACAGCAAGGAGCTGTTTTTTCAAG ATAACTTGAAGGATATTGTCTCAAACATGCCAGCATTTTATTTGATTGACTGCACATTGAATGAGTGCAGttggttccttaaatcaatggGTCAA AAGGAAGTTTATCCTAGTTTGCTGCTATTTCCTGCAGAGAGGAAGACTGCTATCGTTTATGATGGGAATATGATGGTTAAAGACATTTTGAACTTTATAGCGAACCGCGGGAGTAGTTCTAACCATATTGCCAGACAGAAAG AGATGCAAGTAAGTAAAAAGATTCTTGATGTCTACAATTCTTGTAGGAAACCTCTGGACTAA